The Lycium barbarum isolate Lr01 chromosome 9, ASM1917538v2, whole genome shotgun sequence genome has a segment encoding these proteins:
- the LOC132612074 gene encoding CASP-like protein 1C1, with amino-acid sequence MAKTKVSIGVRFIIFATTLAAALTMLNSRQTVHIKDGYTFLASYEDSYNGYTFKPTYKDWSSFQFFIVVNFLGAAYNLLVIILPNGSLLWKLVVVLDMVIAMILVASCAAALETYSLLKNGNIQSSWQPICRFVPIFCSKVI; translated from the exons ATGGCAAAGACAAAAGTTTCGATAGGAGTAAGATTCATCATCTTTGCTACAACGTTAGCAGCTGCACTTACCATGTTGAATAGCAGACAAACGGTTCACATAAAAGATGGATACACTTTTTTAGCATCTTACGAGGATTCTTACAATGGATACACTTTTAAACCAACATACAAGGATTGGAGCAGCTTCCA GTTCTTTATAGTAGTGAACTTTCTTGGAGCTGCTTACAACCTTCTTGTTATAATTCTTCCTAATGGGAGTCTTCTATGGAAGTTGGTCGTTGTTCTTGATATG GTTATTGCAATGATACTTGTTGCAAGTTGTGCTGCAGCATTAGAGACTTACTCTCTTCTCAAGAATGGAAATATTCAATCAAGCTGGCAACCCATTTGCCGTTTTGTTCCAATTTTCTGCTCAAAA GTTATCTAG